One Besnoitia besnoiti strain Bb-Ger1 chromosome VIII, whole genome shotgun sequence DNA segment encodes these proteins:
- a CDS encoding ribosomal protein RPL28 (encoded by transcript BESB_083420) — protein MVSSELVWQCVRRNHCFIRKFNGITLSAEPMNLTNKNTLKFSGIAHKQPLGLNRHGENGSGIALVTVQKRSRAMRKPRKAVQVRKFVKCKKEISKVTQAVAAYRPDLLKTVTKKMKKLIRTGNASNKKE, from the exons ATGGTGTCCTCCGAGCTCGTGTGGCAGTGCGTTCGTCGCAACCACTGCTTTATCCGTAAGTTCAATGGAATCACGTTGTCAGCGGAGCCGATGAACTTGACCAACAAGAACACACTCAAGTTCTCTGGCATTGCCCACAAGCAGCCTCTGGGGCTGAACCGCCATGGAGAGAACGGCAGCGGCATCGCCCTCGTCACGGTGCAGAAGCGCTCCCGCGCCATGAG GAAGCCTCGCAAGGCTGTCCAGGTTCGCAAGTTCGTGAAGTGCAAGAAGGAGATCTCCAAGGTCACTCAGGCAGTCGCGGCATACCGCCCGGACCTGCTCAAGACTGTGAccaagaagatgaagaagttGATCCGGACAGGCAACGCATCTAACAAGAAGGAGTAA
- a CDS encoding hypothetical protein (encoded by transcript BESB_083430) yields MAYPRSTPSARGIPLLRVLFIALLGILPCCASRPSRVATDSEESVNPHFAIQIPADGIAEDEQHEVSLDGSKVLQITDKTKKAVIDPQEFKTHAYAYKAGDGKCDVTKQVSYRSLFPKVPAEYNFWTAKNVLPRDVLDSKYTYTHPPADQLESAASFCIILKVPEGNGTSVKNPTGLASFQQKMRSHKMSTVAGDQPLGTNVSSRLRKGPDGVDGRKEVQREGQAKKLISVEPEEKHKTITVIVHSAATGKFVVRGSLMALVGLMWMF; encoded by the coding sequence ATGGCATACCCTCGGTCAACGCCCTCAGCGAGGGGTattcctctcctccgcgtttTGTTCATTGCGCTACTTGGGATTTTGCCGTGTTGCGCAAGCCGGCCCAGCCGCGTGGCCACCGATAGCGAAGAATCTGTGAATCCGCACTTCGCGATTCAGATTCCAGCAGATGGCATCGCCGAAGATGAGCAGCACGAGGTGTCCCTTGATGGGAGCAAGGTCCTGCAAATCACTGATAAGACTAAGAAAGCTGTCATCGATCCGCAGGAGTTCAAGACACATGCGTATGCTTACAAGGCTGGGGACGGAAAGTGTGATGTGACAAAACAGGTATCTTACCGTTCTCTGTTCCCAAAGGTCCCAGCCGAGTACAATTTTTGGACTGCCAAAAACGTGTTACCGCGCGACGTCTTGGACTCGAAGTATACGTATACACACCCGCCCGCGGACCAGCTGGAATCAGCTGCGTCATTCTGTATCATCCTGAAGGTCCCCGAGGGAAACGGCACGAGTGTAAAAAATCCAACTGGCCTTGCATCCTTCCAGCAAAAAATGCGAAGCCACAAGATGAGCACTGTAGCTGGTGATCAGCCGTTGGGTACGAATGTTTCATCACGCCTGAGGAAAGGACCTGATGGTGTTGATGGTCGAAAAGAAGTTCAGCGCGAAGGCCAGGCTAAAAAGCTCATATCTGTCGAGCCCGAGGAGAAGCACAAAACCATCACCGTCATCGTGCACTCCGCGGCGACTGGCAAGTTCGTTGTACGTGGATCGCTTATGGCGCTCGTGGGACTGATGTGGATGTTCTAG
- a CDS encoding hypothetical protein (encoded by transcript BESB_083440) → MLARRVSPGAARAPVAVTIELDLHKMSHDFQKDVLLRRGDVFDLIDRTGDATILPEAYASEAFVFSDGKCDSSQIVSYGDVFRGVGRNYSFWKKIRGASRLRLGKGSSERDNEAAMVPTTYRFTKPPSGEAVSEFCFLVVVPAASSRGIAASQIGLANNTHDQVLVDSHNAQSGDINNETASFSYGTPRNATTEQDGETKGRRHASGTEKEAPPRRLHPDFGVDEDPDENESEDTVFAIINDEEREYLLRRLGAVDTEDADIVDRSYVVTVVFRLPVQDVGGPPE, encoded by the coding sequence ATGTTGGCCCGGAGAGTCTCACCAGGTGCGGCCAGAGCTCCAGTTGCGGTGACTATAGAGCTGGATCTGCACAAGATGTCACACGACTTTCAGAAAGATGTGCTGCTGCGAAGAGGGGATGTATTTGACTTGATTGATAGGACTGGCGACGCGACCATACTCCCAGAGGCATATGCCTCTGAAGCATTCGTGTTCAGTGACGGAAAATGTGATTCCTCTCAGATTGTCAGTTACGGCGATGTCTTTCGAGGAGTCGGTAGAAACTATTCTTTCTGGAAAAAGATCCGCGGCGCATCCCGATTAAGGCTCGGCAAGGGCAGCAGCGAACGCGATAACGAGGCCGCTATGGTACCGACCACCTATAGGTTTACTAAGCCGCCATCGGGAGAGGCAGTTTCAGAATTCTGTTTCCTAGTTGTTGTCCCAGCAGCCTCTTCTCGGGGCATCGCAGCCTCGCAAATAGGTCTCGCGAACAACACACATGACCAAGTTCTAGTGGATAGCCACAATGCGCAGTCAGGAGACATTAATAACGAGACGGCATCGTTCAGTTATGGGACACCCAGGAACGCAACTACAGAGCAGGATGGCGAAACCAAGGGCAGGAGGCATGCCTCAGGAACTGAAAAGGAAGCGCCACCAAGGAGGCTTCATCCGGACTTTGGCGTTGACGAAGATCCAGACGAAAATGAGAGTGAGGACACGGTCTTTGCTATTATTAACGATGAAGAACGGGAATACTTGCTTCGTCGTCTCGGAGCTGTTGAcacagaggacgcagacatCGTGGATCGGTCCTACGTGGTGACAGTTGTCTTCCGTTTACCAGTACAAGATGTGGGTGGGCCTCCCGAATGA
- a CDS encoding putative small nuclear ribonucleoprotein polypeptide A' (encoded by transcript BESB_083450) encodes MRLTVDLILQSHQYINPARDWTLCLRGNKIPMIENLGATQDHFECIDLTDNELLKLENFPPLPRLRSLIVCNNRISRIDPEAIASLPGLTSLILTNNKIDVLSDLLPLFQAKQLERLSLVDNGVRERAYYRLFVIFNLPKLRFLDYKRVTQLEREQAHNTFKGEKGAKLAQQIAPSRKGHAALGARPLSASADESKSAKDTSTEHIERIKLAIAKATTMEEILRLETALRAGYIPDDLLTEEERKQNNKRANETGEEEARKK; translated from the exons ATGCGGCTCACTGTCGACCTCATTCTCCAGTCCCACCAATATATCAACCCCGCGCGCGACTGGACTCTCTGTCTGCGAG GAAACAAGATTCCGATGATCGAGAACCTGGGTGCGACACAAGACCATTTCGAGTGCATCGACCTGACGGACAACGAGCTCCTGAAGCTCGAAAACTTCCCCCCTCTCCCACGACTGAGAAGCCTG ATCGTTTGCAACAACAGAATCTCGCGCATCGACCCTGAGGCGATCGCGAGCCTTCCAGGTCTCACTTCCCTCATTCTCACAAACAACAAG ATCGATGTCCTCTCGgatctccttcctctctttcaAG CCAAGCAGCTCGAGCGGCTTTCGCTCGTGGATAATggcgtccgcgagcgcgcgtaCTACCGCCTGTTTGTAATTTTCAACCTTCCCAAGCTGAGGTTCCTCGACTACAAGCGCGTGACGCAGCTCGAGCGGGAGCAGGCACACAACACCTTCaagggagagaagggagcGAAGCTCGCCCAACAAATCG CACCGTCTCGCAAGGGCCACGCCGCCTTGGgtgcgcggccgctgagCGCCTCAGCAGATGAGAGCAAATCGGCGAAGGACACTTCGACAGAGCATATTGAGAGGATCAAG ctcgcgaTTGCGAAGGCGACCACGATGGAGGAAATCCTTCGCTTGGAGACTGCTCTCAGGGCGGGCTACATCCCAGATGATCTTCTGaccgaagaggagagaa agcAAAACAACAAACGCGCAAACgagacaggagaggaggaagcgcggaaGAAATGA